From Solidesulfovibrio carbinoliphilus subsp. oakridgensis, the proteins below share one genomic window:
- a CDS encoding ABC transporter ATP-binding protein, which produces MNAPSSSQPFFGRHVWALYAFLRPYKKAVMGGLGLNVLARVCDLLPLAVAGRVIDAAAAGTRDPHVYVLYGLGILCSFVFLAIFQSGSDYVLAAMAQKARHDIRLALYGHLQTLDPAFFEDRQTGDIMSVIVGDVDTLESFLTDSSTSIIRVAVTFLGIYGYLFFLEWRLATLLFIPLPIAVLAIRHFVTRVQPRYREARRAVGAIGALLENNISGMGVIQAYTAEDRLYDAVSARSATYRDEAVAAEFERARFLPAMYAVAGLSFGAVFAGGGWLVAAGHGPTVGDYTTFVLFAARLVLPLFVFGMLINQIQRAEAAAARISELFAVRPRVADRPEAVALAGRPMRVDFSDVRFAYPGREPVINGVSFTLGQGNVLGVVGPTGAGKSTLVKLLLRYFEPTGGEITLDGVPLAAYTLRSYRGLLGYVSQEAFLFHGTVAENILLGRPEADREAVRQAATVAGADEFILKLPSGYDTIIGERGMKLSGGERQRVSLARAILRDPAILILDEATSAVDNQTEAVIQQNLHSFRQGRLTLAVAHRLSTVRQCSEILVVVDGYVVERGDHDSLLAAGGVYAGMWAVQSGQDLA; this is translated from the coding sequence GTGAACGCCCCTTCTTCCTCCCAGCCCTTTTTCGGCCGCCACGTCTGGGCCCTCTATGCCTTCCTGCGTCCCTACAAAAAGGCCGTCATGGGCGGACTGGGCCTGAACGTCCTGGCCCGGGTCTGCGACCTGCTGCCCCTGGCCGTGGCCGGCCGGGTCATCGACGCCGCCGCGGCCGGCACCCGCGATCCTCATGTCTACGTCCTCTACGGCCTGGGCATCCTTTGCAGCTTCGTCTTTCTGGCCATCTTCCAGAGCGGCTCGGACTATGTCCTGGCCGCCATGGCCCAGAAGGCCCGCCACGACATCCGGCTTGCCCTCTACGGCCACCTGCAGACCCTGGATCCGGCCTTTTTCGAGGACCGGCAGACCGGGGACATCATGTCCGTCATCGTCGGCGACGTGGATACCCTCGAAAGCTTTCTGACCGACTCCTCCACCTCGATTATCCGGGTGGCGGTCACCTTCCTCGGCATCTACGGCTACCTCTTTTTCCTGGAATGGCGGCTGGCCACGCTCCTTTTCATTCCGCTGCCCATCGCCGTGCTGGCCATCCGCCACTTCGTCACCCGGGTCCAGCCGCGTTATCGCGAGGCTCGGCGGGCCGTGGGAGCCATCGGGGCCCTGCTCGAAAACAACATCTCGGGCATGGGCGTCATCCAGGCCTACACGGCCGAGGACCGGCTCTACGACGCCGTGTCCGCCCGTTCGGCCACCTACCGCGACGAGGCCGTGGCCGCCGAATTCGAGCGGGCCCGGTTTCTGCCCGCCATGTACGCCGTGGCCGGACTGTCCTTTGGTGCCGTCTTTGCCGGCGGCGGCTGGCTGGTCGCGGCCGGGCACGGACCGACGGTCGGGGACTACACCACCTTTGTCCTGTTCGCGGCCCGGCTCGTGCTGCCGCTGTTCGTCTTCGGCATGCTCATCAACCAGATCCAGCGGGCCGAGGCCGCGGCCGCGCGCATAAGCGAGCTTTTCGCGGTGCGGCCCCGGGTGGCCGACCGGCCGGAGGCCGTGGCCCTGGCCGGCCGGCCGATGCGCGTGGATTTTTCGGACGTCCGCTTCGCCTACCCGGGCCGGGAGCCGGTCATAAACGGGGTCAGCTTTACGCTTGGCCAGGGCAACGTCCTCGGCGTGGTCGGTCCGACCGGGGCCGGCAAATCGACGCTGGTCAAGCTGCTCCTGCGCTACTTCGAGCCGACCGGCGGCGAGATCACCCTCGATGGCGTGCCGCTCGCCGCCTACACGCTTCGCAGCTACCGGGGGCTTCTCGGCTACGTCTCCCAGGAAGCCTTCCTTTTCCACGGCACGGTGGCCGAAAACATCCTGCTCGGCCGGCCCGAGGCCGACAGGGAGGCCGTGCGCCAGGCGGCGACCGTGGCCGGGGCGGACGAATTCATCCTGAAGCTGCCAAGCGGCTACGACACCATCATCGGCGAGCGCGGCATGAAGCTTTCCGGCGGTGAGCGCCAACGGGTGTCCCTGGCCCGGGCCATCCTGCGCGATCCGGCCATCCTCATCCTGGACGAGGCCACCTCGGCCGTGGACAACCAGACCGAGGCGGTCATTCAGCAAAATCTCCACTCCTTCCGCCAGGGACGCCTCACCCTGGCCGTGGCCCACCGGCTGTCCACGGTGCGCCAGTGTTCGGAGATTCTGGTGGTGGTTGACGGCTATGTGGTCGAGCGCGGCGACCACGACAGCCTGCTGGCGGCGGGCGGCGTCTATGCCGGCATGTGGGCCGTGCAGAGCGGCCAGGATCTGGCGTGA
- the rpsT gene encoding 30S ribosomal protein S20 translates to MANHKSALKRHRQSLLARARNRAVKTRVRNVIKTVRAALATGDTAAAETALLTATKVLDKAATKKIIHWKTAARNISRLSTAISKSKQA, encoded by the coding sequence TTGGCCAACCATAAATCCGCTCTGAAACGGCATCGTCAAAGTCTTTTGGCCCGGGCTCGCAACCGGGCGGTGAAAACCCGCGTGCGCAACGTCATCAAAACCGTGCGCGCCGCCCTGGCCACCGGCGACACCGCCGCCGCCGAAACGGCCCTGCTGACCGCCACCAAGGTCCTGGACAAGGCCGCTACCAAGAAAATCATTCACTGGAAGACCGCGGCCCGTAACATCTCCCGTCTGTCCACGGCCATCAGCAAGAGCAAGCAGGCCTAA
- the selD gene encoding selenide, water dikinase SelD yields the protein MTIELVKTVTAAGUAAKIPPGDLEAILRGLPPVTDPRLLTAQGVNEDAAVVRLPDGRGLVQTVDFFTPIVNDPYKFGRIAAANALSDVYAMGGVPLSAMNIVCFPVKTMDRMILAEILRGGLDAVLEAGAVPAGGHSVEDKEIKYGLAVSGLVDADGFAANTGLVPGDVLLLTKPLGTGVLATALKGNFGDAAVLEDLLFQWAGRLNAAGGRVIRELGLKAATDVTGFGLGGHVLEMARASHVAVELRLADIPFLPQAVELAGLGMLPAGSFANRNYCASAVSVAPGLDPIQSDLAFDAQTSGGLVLAVPEAKVEAARKMLLDAGDLAAVIGRVVEAEAAEGAARLRLI from the coding sequence ATGACGATCGAACTGGTCAAGACCGTCACCGCCGCCGGCTGAGCGGCCAAGATTCCTCCAGGGGACCTGGAGGCCATCTTGCGGGGCCTGCCCCCTGTCACCGATCCTCGCCTGCTGACCGCCCAGGGTGTCAACGAGGATGCGGCCGTGGTGCGCCTTCCGGACGGCCGGGGCCTGGTTCAGACCGTTGATTTCTTCACGCCCATCGTCAACGATCCCTACAAGTTCGGCCGCATCGCCGCGGCCAATGCCCTGTCCGACGTCTACGCCATGGGCGGGGTGCCGCTTTCCGCCATGAACATCGTCTGCTTTCCCGTAAAGACCATGGACCGGATGATCCTGGCCGAGATCCTGCGCGGCGGCCTGGACGCGGTGCTCGAAGCCGGAGCCGTGCCGGCCGGCGGGCACAGCGTGGAGGACAAGGAGATCAAGTACGGCCTGGCCGTCTCGGGCCTGGTCGATGCCGACGGCTTTGCCGCCAACACGGGGCTTGTGCCCGGCGACGTGCTCCTCCTGACCAAGCCGCTCGGCACCGGCGTCCTGGCCACGGCGCTCAAGGGAAATTTCGGCGACGCGGCCGTGCTCGAAGACCTGCTTTTTCAGTGGGCCGGCCGGCTCAATGCCGCCGGTGGCCGGGTCATCCGGGAGCTGGGCCTCAAGGCGGCGACCGACGTGACCGGCTTTGGCCTCGGCGGCCATGTGCTGGAAATGGCGCGGGCCTCGCATGTGGCCGTGGAGCTGCGCCTGGCCGACATCCCCTTCCTGCCCCAGGCCGTGGAACTGGCGGGCCTGGGCATGTTGCCCGCCGGCAGCTTCGCCAACCGCAACTACTGCGCCAGCGCGGTGTCCGTGGCCCCCGGCCTGGACCCCATCCAATCCGATCTGGCCTTCGACGCCCAGACCTCCGGCGGCCTGGTCCTGGCCGTGCCCGAAGCGAAAGTGGAGGCGGCAAGAAAGATGCTACTCGATGCCGGGGATCTTGCGGCGGTTATTGGACGGGTGGTGGAGGCAGAGGCAGCGGAAGGGGCGGCGAGGCTGCGGCTGATTTGA
- the glyQ gene encoding glycine--tRNA ligase subunit alpha, with the protein MYFQDVILTLQNFWAKSGCLVVQPYDSEVGAGTFNPSTFFRVIGPEPWKAAYVQPSRRPTDGRYGENPNRLQHYYQFQAILKPSPDNIQEIYLESLAALGVNAADHDIRFVEDDWESPTLGAWGLGWEVWLDGMEVTQFTYFQQVGGIDLSPVSVEITYGLERISMYLQQKESVYDLAWNEHVTYGQVHQRGEYEHSRYNFEESDAGMLLAHFAACEKECKRLCELGLPWPAYDYCLKCSHAFNMLEARGAISITERTGYIGRVRALASNLARLYAAQRKELGYPLLTQSA; encoded by the coding sequence ATGTATTTTCAGGATGTCATCTTGACGCTGCAAAACTTCTGGGCCAAATCCGGCTGCCTCGTGGTCCAGCCCTACGACTCCGAGGTCGGGGCGGGAACGTTCAACCCGTCCACCTTCTTTCGGGTCATCGGCCCCGAACCCTGGAAAGCGGCCTATGTCCAGCCGTCCCGCCGGCCGACCGACGGCCGCTACGGGGAAAATCCCAACCGCTTGCAGCACTATTACCAGTTCCAGGCCATCCTCAAGCCCTCGCCGGACAATATCCAGGAGATCTACCTGGAAAGCCTGGCCGCCCTTGGGGTCAACGCCGCCGACCACGACATCCGCTTTGTCGAGGACGACTGGGAATCGCCCACCCTCGGCGCCTGGGGTCTTGGCTGGGAAGTCTGGCTCGACGGCATGGAAGTCACCCAGTTCACCTATTTCCAGCAGGTGGGCGGCATCGACCTTTCGCCGGTCTCTGTCGAGATCACCTACGGCCTCGAGCGCATCAGCATGTACTTGCAGCAGAAGGAATCGGTCTACGACCTGGCCTGGAACGAGCACGTGACCTACGGGCAGGTCCACCAGCGGGGCGAGTACGAGCACTCGCGCTACAACTTCGAGGAATCCGACGCCGGCATGCTCCTGGCCCATTTCGCGGCTTGCGAAAAAGAGTGCAAGCGGCTTTGCGAGCTTGGCCTGCCCTGGCCGGCCTACGACTACTGCCTCAAGTGTTCCCACGCCTTCAACATGCTCGAAGCCCGGGGAGCCATTTCCATCACCGAGCGCACCGGCTACATCGGCCGCGTGCGGGCCCTGGCCTCGAATCTGGCCCGGCTGTACGCCGCCCAGCGCAAGGAACTGGGCTATCCGCTCCTCACCCAAAGCGCATAA
- a CDS encoding DsrE family protein produces MYYDVIFHFDQDAEKLSVALSNVRNYIKALHAESFTIVLVVNGPGIKMMGKTDSQAEQLTELASLGLSVRVCQNALHHFHLKPEWLNPVCQIVPAGIIEIVDLQRKAFTYIKP; encoded by the coding sequence ATGTATTACGATGTGATCTTTCATTTTGATCAAGACGCCGAAAAACTCAGTGTCGCTTTAAGCAATGTACGAAACTATATAAAAGCACTTCACGCTGAAAGTTTCACCATTGTTCTTGTGGTAAACGGACCCGGCATCAAAATGATGGGCAAGACCGATAGCCAGGCAGAGCAACTCACAGAATTAGCCTCGCTCGGCCTCAGTGTCCGTGTCTGTCAAAATGCCTTGCATCACTTCCATCTCAAGCCGGAATGGCTCAATCCTGTCTGTCAAATAGTTCCTGCGGGAATTATTGAAATTGTCGATCTTCAAAGAAAGGCTTTCACCTACATCAAGCCCTGA
- a CDS encoding DUF3828 domain-containing protein produces MPCLHSPRLPSLLWLVLVLLLAAAPAQTGEPAPVGNAGYHVAASEAEKALDKVLHLSGKDPNLLEFVLRAPSYKPKADKGYARFFTKRLLDDMAAQEKAAVQENCNGRYVAGELCGLDYNPLTCAQDEPAGAYRYKTESSAEGKAVVAYKWPEEKDKAATFEMVEEGGMWKVDAVRCRP; encoded by the coding sequence ATGCCGTGCCTGCATTCGCCCCGCCTGCCGTCCCTGTTGTGGCTTGTCCTTGTCCTGCTGCTCGCCGCCGCCCCCGCCCAGACCGGGGAACCGGCCCCGGTCGGAAACGCCGGCTACCACGTCGCCGCATCCGAAGCCGAAAAGGCTCTCGACAAAGTCCTGCACCTGTCCGGCAAGGACCCGAACCTGCTCGAATTCGTGCTCCGCGCGCCCAGCTACAAACCCAAGGCCGACAAGGGCTATGCCCGATTTTTCACCAAACGGCTGCTCGATGACATGGCGGCCCAGGAAAAAGCGGCGGTACAGGAAAACTGCAACGGCAGGTACGTGGCCGGCGAACTGTGCGGCCTGGACTACAATCCCCTGACCTGCGCCCAGGACGAACCGGCAGGGGCGTATCGGTACAAGACCGAGTCGTCAGCGGAAGGGAAGGCGGTGGTGGCCTACAAATGGCCGGAAGAGAAGGACAAGGCGGCTACGTTCGAGATGGTGGAAGAGGGGGGGATGTGGAAGGTGGATGCGGTACGGTGTCGGCCTTAA
- the glyS gene encoding glycine--tRNA ligase subunit beta, with amino-acid sequence MSHFLFEIGFEEMPARFLSGLASEVRTLFTDALAQAKLDASAVTAFATPRRLVVSIPELAADSRREEELVTGPPERVGFDASGNPTPAAVGFAKGQGKDVADVFVMETGKGRYLALNKTTGGEPAMALLPGMCLEAVKKLSFPKRMRWGSRDFAFGRPVHWFLALLGDAVVPFELDGIVSGRRTRGHRIMGPGPFDVAAAKDYFGIIRDQGKVVLDARERESLVRSQAETLAREAGGTAVINPALLAEVTGLTEHPVVLLGRLDPKFLDVPREVLITSMETHQKSFAVEDGKGGLLPVFLTTLGLVPGNVDLVRRGWQRVLTARLEDARFFWEADLATDLETWQKKLESVVFLAGLGSMRDKARRLERLCGVVAEQAGKPEVMLEASQAGGLAKVDLVSDMVGEFAELQGIMGGIYVRRKGQSKTVSRAIAEQYLPAGPDSPVPATLAGAVLSLADKADTLAGCFGLDMAPTGAADPYALRRAALGICRIVIEHGLRLNLMELLQAALDGYGEVKFKVDRTHILARLLDFFGQRLKAYFTGRGFDTLVVEAAAGASFTDIAELAARIPALAAFAAKPDFGQAVLTFKRAANIIRKQGVGAGQPLTGLVKAALLEEQAEKDLAAVCADVFPRYDALFEAGDYAGVLDLLYELRPTVDAFFDNVMVMCDDMDVRLNRLNLLKSLVDRLGRVADFAALQV; translated from the coding sequence ATGTCCCATTTCCTGTTCGAGATCGGGTTCGAGGAGATGCCGGCCCGATTCCTGTCCGGACTCGCCAGCGAGGTTCGGACCCTTTTCACCGATGCCCTGGCCCAGGCCAAGCTCGACGCCTCCGCTGTCACCGCCTTTGCCACGCCGCGCCGTCTCGTGGTGAGCATCCCGGAACTGGCTGCCGATTCGCGGCGGGAGGAGGAGCTTGTGACCGGTCCGCCCGAGCGGGTCGGCTTCGACGCCTCGGGCAATCCCACGCCCGCTGCCGTGGGCTTTGCCAAGGGGCAAGGCAAGGACGTTGCCGACGTCTTTGTCATGGAGACCGGCAAGGGCCGATACCTGGCCCTCAACAAGACCACCGGCGGCGAGCCGGCCATGGCTCTTTTGCCGGGCATGTGTCTGGAGGCGGTCAAAAAGCTTTCCTTTCCCAAACGGATGCGCTGGGGCAGCCGCGATTTCGCCTTTGGCCGGCCGGTGCACTGGTTTTTGGCCCTGCTTGGCGACGCGGTCGTGCCCTTTGAACTCGACGGCATCGTCTCCGGCCGCCGGACCCGGGGGCACCGCATCATGGGGCCCGGGCCTTTTGACGTGGCCGCGGCCAAGGACTATTTCGGCATCATCCGCGACCAGGGCAAGGTGGTCCTCGACGCCCGGGAGCGAGAAAGCCTGGTGCGGTCCCAGGCCGAGACCCTGGCCCGGGAGGCCGGCGGCACGGCGGTCATCAATCCGGCGCTCCTGGCCGAGGTGACGGGCCTGACCGAGCACCCGGTGGTGCTGCTCGGCCGACTCGATCCCAAGTTCCTGGACGTGCCCCGCGAGGTGCTGATTACCAGCATGGAGACGCATCAGAAGAGTTTCGCCGTGGAGGACGGGAAGGGCGGGCTCTTACCGGTCTTTCTGACCACACTGGGCCTTGTGCCCGGCAACGTGGACCTGGTGCGCCGGGGCTGGCAGCGGGTCCTGACCGCCCGCCTGGAAGACGCCCGGTTCTTCTGGGAGGCCGATCTGGCCACCGACCTTGAGACCTGGCAGAAAAAGCTCGAAAGCGTGGTCTTTCTGGCCGGCCTTGGCAGCATGCGCGACAAGGCCCGCCGCCTGGAGCGGTTGTGCGGCGTGGTGGCCGAGCAGGCCGGAAAACCTGAAGTCATGCTTGAGGCCTCCCAGGCCGGCGGACTGGCCAAGGTGGACCTCGTGTCCGACATGGTCGGGGAGTTCGCGGAACTGCAAGGCATCATGGGCGGCATTTACGTCCGCCGCAAGGGCCAGTCCAAGACCGTGTCCCGGGCCATTGCCGAGCAGTACCTGCCGGCCGGTCCGGACAGCCCGGTTCCGGCCACGCTGGCCGGCGCGGTCCTGTCCCTGGCCGACAAGGCCGACACCCTGGCCGGCTGCTTCGGCCTGGACATGGCCCCGACCGGCGCGGCCGACCCGTATGCCCTTCGCCGGGCGGCCCTTGGCATCTGCCGCATCGTCATCGAGCACGGGCTGCGCCTGAACCTGATGGAGCTCTTGCAGGCCGCCCTCGACGGCTACGGCGAGGTCAAGTTCAAGGTCGACCGCACCCACATCCTGGCCAGGCTCCTCGACTTCTTCGGCCAGCGCCTGAAGGCCTACTTCACGGGCCGGGGCTTTGACACACTGGTGGTCGAGGCCGCGGCCGGGGCGTCTTTCACCGACATCGCCGAGCTTGCCGCCCGCATCCCGGCCCTGGCCGCCTTTGCCGCCAAGCCGGACTTCGGCCAGGCGGTCCTGACCTTCAAGCGCGCGGCCAACATCATCCGCAAGCAGGGCGTCGGCGCCGGCCAGCCGTTGACCGGCCTGGTCAAGGCGGCGCTTCTGGAAGAGCAGGCCGAAAAGGACTTGGCCGCGGTCTGCGCCGACGTCTTCCCGCGCTACGACGCGCTATTCGAAGCCGGCGACTACGCCGGGGTCCTCGACCTTCTCTATGAGCTGCGCCCCACCGTGGACGCCTTTTTCGACAACGTCATGGTCATGTGCGACGACATGGACGTGCGCTTAAACCGCCTGAACCTGCTCAAATCCCTGGTGGACCGCCTCGGCCGGGTGGCCGATTTCGCGGCCTTGCAGGTATAG